A single window of Halococcus saccharolyticus DSM 5350 DNA harbors:
- a CDS encoding topoisomerase DNA-binding C4 zinc finger domain-containing protein has translation MSDGIRVFAGDCTTTFAGDPPREQRGDVVVVIKPDDTVLVHDCDGYQPVAWLTRPEMLAYDGTSTGEFSLVAIDGDSRLRVVANDRYGLARYPASVAGAPVGTCPDCDGALVRADGAVTCLDCEARYGLPAGADVLDDRCEACGLPTMRAERGRAFTLCIDRECESLDDEVKDAFDRAWDCPDCDGDLRVIRQGGLLVGCDEYPDCETAFSFPTGVVDGECGCGLPEFVTDSGQRCLDATCERAG, from the coding sequence ATGTCCGACGGCATTCGGGTGTTCGCCGGCGACTGCACGACGACCTTCGCGGGCGACCCACCCCGCGAGCAGCGCGGCGATGTCGTGGTGGTGATCAAACCCGACGACACGGTGCTGGTCCACGACTGCGACGGCTACCAACCCGTGGCGTGGCTCACCCGCCCCGAGATGCTCGCCTACGACGGCACAAGTACGGGGGAGTTTTCGCTGGTCGCCATCGACGGCGATTCGCGGCTCCGGGTCGTCGCCAACGATCGGTACGGACTCGCACGCTACCCCGCCTCCGTCGCCGGCGCGCCGGTCGGGACCTGCCCCGACTGCGATGGCGCGCTCGTCCGCGCGGACGGCGCGGTGACGTGTCTCGACTGCGAGGCGCGCTACGGCCTGCCGGCGGGTGCGGACGTGCTTGACGACCGCTGCGAGGCGTGTGGTCTCCCGACGATGCGCGCCGAGCGCGGGCGCGCATTCACGCTCTGTATCGATCGGGAGTGCGAGTCACTCGACGACGAAGTGAAAGACGCGTTCGACCGCGCGTGGGACTGCCCCGACTGCGACGGCGATCTCCGGGTAATCCGTCAGGGCGGGCTGCTCGTCGGCTGTGACGAGTATCCGGACTGCGAGACCGCCTTCTCGTTTCCGACCGGCGTCGTCGACGGTGAGTGTGGCTGTGGGCTGCCAGAGTTCGTGACGGACTCCGGACAGCGGTGTCTCGATGCGACCTGCGAGCGCGCCGGCTGA
- the endA gene encoding tRNA-intron lyase yields the protein MEGRLDGDVVRVGGDARQRYYDSSGYGRPTGEGVALAPVEAAHLLFRGDLDAVDGLGFREFLAIEDRLVVRFLVYRDFRERGFYLSPAREGWVDASALSSDATPDSHGGDADAQAGPDLIVYPQGKGPWDDTIAYRIWVVGEREPITASSLGKCVLAVVDEESEITYLDTSCPTIDGSTTNVLPTTVSGDLLADRAILWNPPDGLYEAAFYGQRLAGRGAEGGPLQLSLVETAYLLGESVIDLGVDLATVVERGRRVEGERFDRRLAVYTTLREAGLVPKTGFKFGADFRTYADVESVDDLGHSERLVRVLPADHAFAPRELSLDVRLAGGVHKRMTFALTTPTGDVDWLAVERLTP from the coding sequence ATGGAAGGACGGCTCGATGGCGACGTCGTTCGCGTCGGGGGCGACGCCCGCCAACGCTACTACGACTCCAGCGGGTACGGCCGCCCCACGGGCGAGGGCGTCGCGCTCGCGCCTGTCGAGGCCGCCCACCTGCTCTTTCGCGGCGATCTCGACGCGGTCGACGGACTGGGATTTCGGGAGTTTCTCGCCATCGAGGACCGCCTCGTCGTCCGATTTTTGGTCTATCGGGACTTCCGCGAGCGGGGATTCTACCTCTCGCCCGCGCGCGAGGGCTGGGTCGACGCCAGCGCCCTCTCATCCGACGCCACCCCCGACAGCCACGGCGGTGACGCCGACGCCCAGGCCGGTCCCGATCTGATCGTCTATCCGCAGGGGAAGGGGCCGTGGGACGACACGATCGCTTACCGAATCTGGGTCGTCGGCGAGCGCGAGCCGATCACGGCGTCGAGTCTCGGGAAGTGCGTCCTCGCGGTCGTCGACGAGGAGAGCGAGATCACGTATCTCGACACCTCCTGTCCCACCATCGATGGATCGACGACGAACGTCCTGCCGACGACCGTCTCGGGCGATCTCCTCGCCGATCGTGCGATCCTCTGGAATCCGCCCGACGGACTGTACGAAGCGGCCTTTTACGGCCAGCGCCTCGCCGGCCGTGGGGCCGAGGGCGGTCCGCTCCAGCTCTCGCTGGTCGAGACCGCATATCTCCTCGGCGAGAGTGTCATCGATCTCGGCGTCGATCTCGCCACGGTCGTCGAACGCGGTCGACGGGTCGAGGGCGAGCGGTTCGACCGCCGGCTCGCGGTGTACACGACGCTTCGCGAAGCGGGCCTCGTCCCGAAGACCGGGTTCAAGTTCGGAGCCGATTTCCGGACCTACGCCGACGTCGAGAGCGTCGACGACCTCGGCCACTCTGAGCGGCTCGTCCGAGTGCTGCCCGCCGACCACGCGTTCGCGCCGCGCGAACTTTCACTCGACGTCCGGCTGGCTGGCGGGGTCCACAAGCGGATGACGTTCGCGCTGACGACCCCAACCGGTGACGTCGACTGGCTCGCCGTCGAGCGGCTCACGCCCTGA
- a CDS encoding class I SAM-dependent methyltransferase → MSSGAPEDTFDWDAYWTDVSDEKCEEASPSAHHAADVLCEFVERFDAPAGVADVGCGAGVTTFAAADRLAESVVGYDTAAPVVERNRDRAAREGIENVRFEQTTLPTFDPDREFGVVFSYFTLQYVREVERALENLYAAVAPGGALVCNYMNRAAREFCLVAADDPHANADHPFVFDPDQYEERFGALLDGDSVLSRERIYETLGTWPRSAFTVADRPDVQWAWHHAPLVYVPKH, encoded by the coding sequence ATGAGCAGCGGAGCACCCGAAGACACCTTCGACTGGGATGCATACTGGACCGACGTCAGCGACGAGAAGTGCGAGGAAGCGAGTCCGAGCGCCCACCACGCGGCTGACGTACTGTGTGAGTTCGTCGAGCGATTCGACGCGCCGGCAGGCGTTGCGGATGTGGGCTGTGGAGCCGGGGTCACGACGTTCGCGGCGGCCGATCGACTCGCGGAGTCGGTGGTCGGCTACGACACGGCCGCGCCGGTCGTCGAACGGAACCGGGATCGTGCGGCACGCGAGGGCATCGAAAACGTCCGCTTCGAGCAAACGACGCTTCCGACGTTCGACCCCGACCGTGAGTTCGGCGTCGTGTTCTCGTACTTCACGCTCCAGTACGTGCGGGAGGTGGAGCGAGCACTGGAAAACCTCTACGCGGCGGTCGCGCCAGGCGGCGCACTCGTGTGCAACTACATGAACCGCGCCGCCCGCGAGTTCTGTCTCGTCGCGGCCGACGACCCCCACGCCAACGCCGACCACCCGTTCGTGTTTGATCCCGACCAGTACGAAGAGCGGTTCGGCGCGCTGCTCGACGGCGACAGCGTGCTCTCACGCGAACGGATCTACGAGACGCTCGGGACGTGGCCGCGGAGCGCGTTTACGGTCGCCGACCGACCCGACGTGCAGTGGGCGTGGCACCACGCCCCGCTGGTGTATGTCCCGAAGCACTGA
- a CDS encoding tryptophan--tRNA ligase, translated as MADDHRGGDDASPERSVSDEGERSRSDDRESRRTVTNPSELRSDGGTATGADETTLDPWGSSTVADYRNLFEEFGIEEFDDVLPNVPAPHYLMRRGVIFGHRDYDRVLAALDADEPAAALSGFMPTGDPHIGHKLVFDELVWHQERGADSYGLIADLEAHSARGLDWDEIDEHARDYLLSLIALGFDPEEGELYRQSDNRQLQDLAFELGVETNLSELESIYGFGGETDVSHMQSVVTQMADILYPQLDEPKPTVIPVGPDQDPHVRLARDLAARMRFFGVTAAYASFEADPEERHLIAAAYEALSSDPEPGTEDDAEPVRCIEAADWLADQAEADADDGASDDTTRESAIEKLRAAGKEPLRPRTRFLDRNATDEAFSALIEAIDGEKRVYDEHIDSFDLALDAADDLAREVELDHGGYGFLAPSSIYHRFMTGLTGGKMSSSIPASHISLLDDPETGYDKVKSATTGGRETAELQRELGGEADECPVYELYAYLLAADDDEFATRVYEECTGGERLCGGCKEQAAELMAEFLEDHQEKRAEAEEVLDGLDIDLDTERA; from the coding sequence ATGGCCGACGATCACCGCGGCGGGGACGACGCCTCGCCTGAGCGCTCGGTGTCGGACGAGGGCGAGCGCTCTCGAAGCGACGACCGTGAGTCCCGTCGGACTGTGACGAACCCATCGGAACTTCGTTCCGACGGCGGGACCGCCACCGGAGCCGACGAGACGACGCTCGACCCGTGGGGTTCCTCGACGGTCGCCGATTATCGAAACCTGTTCGAGGAGTTCGGAATCGAGGAGTTCGACGACGTGCTCCCGAACGTGCCGGCTCCACACTACCTAATGCGTCGCGGGGTCATCTTCGGTCACCGCGATTACGACCGCGTGCTGGCGGCGCTCGATGCGGACGAGCCTGCTGCCGCGCTTTCCGGGTTCATGCCGACCGGCGATCCGCACATCGGCCACAAGCTGGTGTTCGACGAACTGGTCTGGCACCAGGAACGCGGCGCGGACAGTTATGGACTGATCGCCGATCTCGAAGCCCACAGCGCACGCGGGCTCGACTGGGACGAGATCGACGAACACGCCCGCGATTACCTCCTCTCGCTCATCGCGCTCGGGTTCGATCCCGAGGAGGGCGAGCTCTACCGCCAGTCAGACAACCGGCAGCTCCAGGATCTCGCCTTCGAACTCGGCGTCGAGACCAACCTCTCGGAGCTCGAAAGCATCTACGGGTTCGGCGGCGAGACCGACGTCTCGCACATGCAGTCGGTCGTGACCCAGATGGCGGACATCCTCTATCCCCAACTCGACGAGCCGAAACCCACAGTGATCCCGGTCGGTCCGGACCAGGACCCCCACGTTCGTCTCGCACGCGACCTCGCGGCGCGGATGCGGTTTTTCGGGGTGACGGCGGCGTACGCGAGCTTCGAGGCCGATCCTGAGGAACGCCACCTCATCGCTGCGGCCTACGAGGCACTCTCATCGGACCCTGAACCTGGGACCGAGGACGACGCGGAGCCTGTCCGGTGTATTGAGGCCGCCGACTGGCTTGCGGATCAGGCCGAGGCCGACGCCGACGATGGTGCTTCGGATGACACCACTCGCGAGAGCGCCATCGAGAAGCTCCGCGCCGCCGGCAAGGAGCCGCTCAGGCCTCGGACACGATTCCTCGATCGCAACGCGACCGATGAGGCGTTTTCGGCGCTCATCGAGGCTATCGACGGCGAGAAACGCGTCTACGACGAACACATCGACAGCTTCGATCTCGCGCTCGACGCGGCCGACGACCTCGCGCGCGAGGTCGAACTCGACCACGGCGGTTACGGCTTCCTCGCACCGTCGTCGATCTACCATCGGTTCATGACCGGACTCACCGGAGGAAAGATGTCCTCGTCGATCCCGGCGAGTCACATCAGCCTGCTCGACGATCCCGAGACGGGCTACGACAAGGTGAAATCCGCGACGACGGGCGGACGCGAGACGGCCGAACTCCAGCGCGAACTCGGCGGCGAGGCCGACGAGTGTCCGGTCTACGAGCTCTACGCCTATCTCCTCGCTGCGGACGACGACGAGTTCGCCACTCGCGTGTACGAGGAGTGTACCGGCGGTGAGCGCCTCTGTGGTGGGTGCAAGGAACAGGCCGCCGAACTGATGGCTGAGTTCCTCGAAGACCATCAGGAGAAACGCGCGGAGGCCGAAGAGGTCCTCGACGGACTCGATATCGACCTCGACACTGAACGAGCATAG
- a CDS encoding FAD-binding oxidoreductase, with the protein MAPKRLSRAQADEAEIENQHAVVTSTTAMDRERDDEIEAALDADREMLVENVGDEPPGDVTDADAWDDAIERLAATGKDHLAETMASKVEALRERTERSYPSLLRLRFRPEEPFEFVPGQYVRISYEEEAPRVYSIASSPNREELELCIRRVPGGELTPDLCDRTVEGDDIFVRGPYGDEFMLQDPSERDLVFVATGTGAAPFKSMIDYTFEEGLDECEGEKRDVWLFLGSSWKDDLPYREAFLDLAAEHDNFHPVMTCSREEYMGNWDGETEYVQHTLLKYLDPDCVDTDTLPPDTTEFVGSEPTEDIDARIDPTNAEVYVCGIGAMCSSVREVIEPLGVPDLYYEEESYG; encoded by the coding sequence ATGGCCCCGAAACGTCTCTCCCGGGCACAGGCGGACGAGGCAGAGATCGAGAACCAGCATGCGGTCGTGACGTCCACGACAGCGATGGATCGCGAGCGTGACGACGAGATCGAGGCGGCGCTCGACGCCGACCGCGAGATGCTCGTCGAGAACGTCGGCGACGAGCCGCCGGGCGATGTGACCGATGCTGACGCGTGGGACGACGCCATCGAGCGGCTCGCGGCGACGGGTAAGGACCATCTCGCCGAGACGATGGCGTCGAAGGTCGAGGCGCTCCGTGAGCGGACCGAGCGATCGTACCCGTCGTTGCTCCGGCTCCGCTTCCGACCCGAGGAGCCGTTCGAGTTCGTTCCGGGCCAATATGTGAGAATCAGCTACGAAGAGGAGGCACCGCGGGTCTACTCGATCGCGAGTTCGCCGAACCGTGAGGAGCTCGAACTCTGTATCCGACGTGTTCCCGGCGGGGAACTCACGCCCGACCTCTGTGATCGCACCGTCGAGGGCGACGACATCTTCGTTCGCGGCCCCTACGGCGACGAGTTCATGCTCCAGGACCCCTCCGAGCGCGACCTCGTGTTCGTCGCAACCGGGACCGGCGCGGCCCCGTTCAAGAGCATGATCGACTACACCTTCGAGGAAGGCCTCGACGAGTGCGAGGGCGAGAAACGCGACGTCTGGCTGTTCCTCGGCTCGTCGTGGAAGGACGATCTTCCCTACCGCGAGGCGTTTCTCGACCTCGCCGCCGAGCACGACAACTTCCATCCAGTCATGACGTGCAGCCGGGAGGAGTATATGGGCAACTGGGACGGTGAGACCGAATACGTCCAGCACACCCTCCTGAAATATCTCGATCCCGACTGCGTCGACACCGACACACTGCCGCCCGACACCACGGAGTTCGTCGGCAGCGAGCCTACCGAAGACATCGACGCGCGGATCGACCCGACGAACGCCGAGGTGTACGTCTGCGGTATCGGCGCAATGTGCAGCAGCGTCCGGGAAGTGATCGAACCGCTCGGCGTCCCGGACCTCTACTACGAGGAAGAGAGCTACGGGTGA
- the pheS gene encoding phenylalanine--tRNA ligase subunit alpha — MKLPAAQVAVLEAASANDAQPMDHLAETADLEPATVAGAAFALEEEGLVGVTERVETSATLTDEGRQYLENGLPETELFRVVREAGTETDLGSAIDAADLDGPQVDIALSNYARKGYGSVESGTITADPDADPDDDPERRVLAALADGESIADEAVLDRLGSRNLINRHEDTYREVWLTDDGITALMEGVETADTVGEVTPELLTTGEWRDVEFAEYNVEADAEQAHGGRIHVLRRTAERVKDVLVGMGFEEMDGPHVDADFWINDCLFMPQDHPARTHWGRFEMEQPTEIDDLPADLVERVRAAHRDGVDDGEGYHSPWDESFARKLALRGHTTSLSARYLSGLEVGELEPPQRFFSVEKVYRNDTLDATHLLEFFQIEGLVMAENLSVRDLMGTFTEFYEQFGITDLEFKPTYNPYTEPSFELFGEHPVTGEIVEIGNSGLFRPEMLEPLGVDCDVMAWGLALERLLMLTHGFEDIRDVHGTLVDLDFLRNAEVVY, encoded by the coding sequence ATGAAACTCCCCGCAGCACAGGTCGCGGTGCTCGAAGCCGCGAGCGCGAACGACGCACAGCCGATGGATCACCTTGCCGAGACGGCCGACCTCGAACCCGCGACCGTCGCCGGTGCGGCGTTCGCCCTCGAAGAGGAGGGTCTCGTCGGCGTTACCGAACGCGTCGAGACCTCGGCGACGCTCACAGATGAAGGCCGGCAGTATCTCGAAAACGGCCTCCCCGAGACCGAACTCTTCAGAGTTGTTCGGGAGGCCGGCACCGAGACCGATCTCGGGAGCGCGATCGACGCGGCGGACCTCGACGGCCCGCAGGTCGACATCGCGCTCTCGAACTACGCCCGAAAGGGGTACGGCTCGGTCGAAAGCGGAACGATCACCGCCGATCCGGACGCCGATCCGGACGACGACCCCGAGCGCCGCGTGCTCGCCGCGCTCGCCGACGGCGAATCGATCGCGGACGAGGCGGTGCTCGACCGACTCGGGAGTCGAAATCTAATCAACCGTCACGAGGACACCTACCGAGAGGTGTGGCTCACCGACGACGGCATCACCGCACTGATGGAGGGGGTCGAAACCGCCGACACCGTTGGCGAGGTGACGCCCGAACTCCTCACTACCGGCGAGTGGCGCGACGTCGAATTCGCCGAGTACAACGTCGAGGCCGACGCCGAGCAGGCTCATGGTGGACGGATTCACGTCCTTCGGCGGACGGCCGAGCGAGTGAAGGACGTGCTCGTCGGGATGGGGTTCGAGGAGATGGATGGGCCGCACGTCGACGCCGACTTCTGGATCAACGACTGCCTGTTCATGCCCCAGGACCACCCCGCTAGAACCCATTGGGGGCGCTTCGAGATGGAGCAGCCAACCGAAATCGACGACCTGCCCGCGGACCTGGTCGAGCGCGTTCGCGCGGCCCATCGCGACGGCGTCGACGACGGCGAGGGCTATCACTCGCCGTGGGACGAGTCGTTCGCGCGGAAGCTCGCGCTCCGGGGTCATACCACGTCGCTGTCGGCCCGCTACCTCTCGGGGCTCGAAGTCGGCGAGTTGGAGCCGCCACAGCGGTTCTTCAGCGTGGAGAAAGTGTACCGCAACGACACCCTCGATGCGACCCACCTCCTCGAGTTCTTCCAGATCGAGGGATTGGTGATGGCCGAGAACCTGTCGGTGCGGGACCTGATGGGGACTTTCACGGAGTTCTACGAGCAGTTCGGGATCACCGACCTGGAGTTCAAACCGACCTACAACCCCTACACCGAGCCGAGCTTCGAGCTGTTCGGCGAACATCCCGTGACGGGCGAAATCGTCGAAATCGGCAATTCGGGACTCTTTCGGCCGGAGATGCTCGAACCGCTCGGCGTCGACTGTGACGTGATGGCGTGGGGGCTCGCCCTCGAACGCCTCCTGATGCTCACCCACGGGTTCGAGGACATCAGAGATGTCCACGGCACGCTGGTGGACCTCGACTTCCTCCGGAACGCGGAGGTGGTGTACTGA
- the pheT gene encoding phenylalanine--tRNA ligase subunit beta, with protein sequence MAVVDVDPDELRRFTGHDEKSDGELRADLFELGLEYEGETDEGLMQLEFEADRLDRLSVEGIARSLRYQYGDDRGVYVPRINDADWTIEVDPSTPDERPYVTGAVIRGLDLDEAGLDSLIQLQEKLHATMGRGRAKGAIGIHDLTMVKGQSRADDADNSITYRGIEPDEDSFVPLDSHAELTPAEVLTEHPTGETYADLIAEYERYPAIYDDLGLFSFPPVINGRRTEVNTESRELFVELTGTDQWTIDRMCAIICYALDARGATVERVNVEYPDRTLNRPDFALSEKTVAHERIERSLGVSLDEREVVDLLERSGLDAETSDNGSGDGENDADRVYDVSIPPYRVDVLHPVDVIDDIGRAYGFNELEPEYPDVSTVGGRHERSRHERAIRDTLVGLGFEDLLDFHLIGETENFDRMGLSPDDEAFGAAEPTTIAEPYSQEYGMVRTWALPSLVMVLENNTHRRYPQDLAEVGLAAHVDDTENTNVTEERHVAGVLARTDASYEDAKGRVSALARAFDVSLETSPTEHASFIDGRAASVVLDGKQVGIVGELHPEVLVEHGLELPVAAFEFRADALR encoded by the coding sequence ATGGCCGTCGTCGACGTCGATCCCGACGAGCTCCGGCGGTTCACCGGTCACGACGAGAAAAGCGACGGGGAACTCCGTGCGGACCTGTTCGAGCTCGGTCTCGAATACGAGGGCGAAACCGACGAGGGGCTCATGCAGCTCGAATTCGAGGCCGATCGGCTGGATCGCCTCTCGGTCGAGGGGATCGCGCGCTCCCTGCGATACCAGTACGGCGACGATAGGGGTGTGTACGTCCCCCGGATCAACGACGCCGACTGGACGATCGAGGTCGATCCCTCGACGCCCGACGAACGGCCGTACGTCACCGGTGCGGTGATCAGGGGGCTCGACCTCGACGAGGCGGGGCTCGACTCGCTGATCCAGCTCCAGGAGAAACTCCACGCCACGATGGGCCGCGGGCGCGCGAAGGGTGCCATCGGGATCCACGACCTCACAATGGTGAAAGGTCAGTCCCGCGCGGACGACGCGGACAACTCGATCACCTACCGGGGGATCGAACCCGACGAGGACAGCTTCGTCCCGCTCGACAGTCACGCCGAACTCACGCCCGCCGAAGTGCTCACCGAGCATCCGACCGGCGAGACCTACGCCGACCTGATCGCCGAGTACGAGCGCTATCCCGCGATCTACGACGATCTCGGGCTGTTCTCGTTCCCGCCCGTCATCAACGGTCGGCGGACCGAGGTGAACACCGAGAGTCGGGAGCTGTTCGTCGAACTCACGGGGACCGACCAGTGGACCATCGACCGGATGTGCGCTATCATCTGCTACGCGCTCGACGCCCGCGGTGCGACGGTCGAGCGCGTGAACGTCGAATATCCCGATCGCACCCTCAACCGCCCCGACTTCGCCCTTTCCGAGAAGACCGTGGCCCACGAACGGATCGAACGCTCGCTCGGCGTCTCGCTCGACGAGCGCGAGGTGGTGGATCTCCTCGAACGATCGGGCCTCGACGCCGAGACGTCGGACAATGGCAGTGGGGACGGCGAAAACGACGCGGATCGGGTCTACGACGTGTCGATCCCGCCCTACCGCGTGGACGTACTCCACCCGGTCGACGTGATCGACGACATCGGTCGCGCGTACGGGTTCAACGAACTGGAGCCGGAGTATCCCGACGTGAGCACTGTCGGCGGTCGTCACGAGCGTTCGCGCCACGAGCGCGCCATCCGGGACACCCTCGTGGGACTCGGGTTCGAGGACCTGCTCGATTTCCACCTCATCGGCGAGACCGAAAACTTCGATCGGATGGGTCTCTCCCCGGACGACGAAGCGTTCGGCGCGGCCGAACCCACCACCATCGCGGAGCCGTACAGCCAGGAGTACGGGATGGTTCGGACCTGGGCGCTGCCCTCGCTCGTGATGGTTCTGGAGAACAACACCCACCGACGCTATCCCCAGGACCTCGCCGAAGTCGGGCTCGCCGCACATGTTGACGATACTGAAAACACCAACGTCACCGAGGAGCGTCACGTCGCCGGCGTGCTCGCGCGGACCGACGCCTCCTACGAGGACGCGAAGGGGAGGGTGAGCGCGCTCGCGCGCGCGTTCGATGTGTCCCTCGAAACATCCCCAACCGAGCACGCCTCGTTCATCGACGGTCGCGCCGCGAGCGTGGTGCTCGACGGCAAACAGGTGGGAATCGTCGGCGAACTCCATCCTGAAGTGTTGGTCGAGCACGGTCTCGAACTGCCCGTGGCGGCGTTCGAGTTCCGAGCCGACGCGCTCCGGTAA
- a CDS encoding quinone-dependent dihydroorotate dehydrogenase codes for MGVYDICKPLLFRLPAESAHSTVHRLLETAQHTPIEPALAARYTVDDDRLTTTEFGLDFPNPIGVAAGFDKNAEVPRALGQLGFGHVEVGGVTAEAQDGNPRPRLFRLAEDGALVNRMGFNNHGADRIGDRLSRARANVPVGVNIGKSKATPLEAAAADYRYSYERCAAGEYFVVNVSSPNTPGLRDLQHRDHLEHIFGTLQDAGADPLLVKLSPDLTDDAVEEALAVVDEMDLDGVIATNTTTERPASLRSPNRVEEGGLSGKPLEARATRAVAFVAERTDVPVIGVGGVSSAAGAYRKLRAGASLVQLYTGLIYQGPSLARDINRGLLELLERDGFGSVDEAVGADLE; via the coding sequence ATGGGAGTCTACGATATTTGTAAGCCGCTGTTGTTCCGCCTGCCAGCCGAATCCGCACACAGCACCGTCCACAGACTGCTCGAAACCGCCCAACACACCCCGATCGAGCCGGCACTCGCCGCGCGCTACACCGTCGACGACGATCGGCTCACCACCACCGAATTCGGCCTCGACTTTCCGAATCCGATCGGTGTCGCCGCCGGCTTCGACAAGAACGCCGAGGTCCCGCGCGCGCTCGGCCAGCTCGGCTTCGGCCACGTCGAGGTCGGCGGTGTCACTGCCGAGGCGCAGGACGGCAACCCGCGTCCGCGGCTCTTCCGGCTGGCCGAGGACGGCGCGCTCGTCAATCGGATGGGGTTCAACAACCACGGTGCCGACCGCATCGGCGATCGGCTCTCGCGCGCACGCGCGAACGTTCCAGTCGGCGTCAACATCGGGAAGTCGAAAGCGACGCCGCTCGAAGCGGCCGCCGCGGACTACCGATACTCCTACGAACGCTGTGCCGCGGGCGAGTACTTCGTGGTAAACGTGTCGAGCCCGAACACGCCAGGCCTCCGCGATCTCCAGCACCGCGATCATCTCGAACATATCTTCGGGACCCTCCAAGACGCTGGCGCGGATCCGCTTCTCGTGAAGCTCTCGCCCGACCTCACCGACGATGCCGTCGAGGAAGCGCTTGCAGTGGTCGACGAGATGGACCTCGATGGTGTAATCGCGACGAACACCACGACCGAGCGGCCAGCGTCGCTCCGAAGCCCGAACCGCGTCGAGGAAGGAGGTCTGTCGGGAAAGCCGCTCGAAGCGCGCGCGACGCGAGCCGTTGCGTTCGTCGCCGAGCGGACCGACGTGCCGGTGATCGGCGTTGGCGGCGTGTCGAGCGCGGCGGGAGCCTATCGGAAGCTCCGCGCGGGCGCGTCGCTGGTGCAGCTCTACACCGGACTCATCTACCAGGGGCCGTCGCTCGCGCGCGACATCAATCGTGGACTGCTCGAACTACTGGAGCGCGACGGGTTCGGCAGCGTCGACGAAGCAGTCGGGGCCGATCTCGAATAA
- a CDS encoding non-histone chromosomal MC1 family protein, whose amino-acid sequence MARDTDDKRNFALRGDGDDETSVFSGRTPRQAALKAARRLDAADGEENASREELRLREKGTHKVHIYEGWAWNEEAPSDKPDWMPDTITEANVSKQGIEHLEAL is encoded by the coding sequence ATGGCACGAGATACGGACGACAAGCGAAACTTCGCGCTCCGCGGGGACGGCGACGACGAAACGAGCGTTTTCTCGGGGCGCACACCACGCCAGGCGGCGCTCAAGGCTGCCCGGCGGCTTGACGCTGCCGACGGGGAGGAGAATGCGAGCCGCGAGGAGCTCCGGCTCCGAGAGAAGGGGACACACAAGGTCCACATCTACGAGGGATGGGCGTGGAACGAGGAGGCCCCGTCGGACAAACCCGACTGGATGCCGGACACCATCACCGAGGCCAACGTCTCGAAACAGGGGATCGAACACCTCGAGGCGCTCTGA